AGATCTGCGAGGCAGGGGCCCGGATTGCTGCGTGCTGCCAGGAGAGATACTCATCCACCTTGGCTTGTTTCTGCAGGTCTGAAGGGTACCAGTGGTCTGGGGTCTTGAACTTCTGACACATATACAACAGGATTGCAATGCTGCAATAccgtaaagaaaataaaaaaacatttcacattgaGATAGGACAGACTCATTTAAATAGAAGAATTTGCAGTGCTTTTGACTGCTGTGACTGCTTAGTTCAATGTATATGTAAAGTGGTAGGAAATACAGCCAGTACATTTTCCCCCACAATGTTTTCAATGATGATGCATTCTTATCATGCGATTGCGTTCAATGCTCTGCAGTATAAGCTGTACTACCCAAACAGGCAAGTTCTCACAGGCTACATCTACGTGACAGTTAAATATGTTCTTAGGAAAAGCAGCTTACCTTGAAGGGTGAGCAGAGGCATACTATTTAccataaaataaaagacaataaaaactGTTGCTGTGAATTTTAAAACTCCACATTTATTATACAggataaaatgttttaaaaaactcccactgcacagcagtttggtctattcctggttttactatgagtttaataagacacgcctgagctagttttttatatactgtggctgatcaagctcttagtaaaacctggaatgggtgaaactgctatggaataTTATTTCCATTCGTGATTGTATATATTAAAGTCTGGGTGAAAATAAATCTCAGTTTTCAGTCTATGGGGCTTATCTCACAGatatgacacactgtcaaaagaAGACACCTATCTGCACTCAAACCATGCACAGAGAGCTACAAAgtcctatttgtttattttgtttgtttgtttttgctacatATGTTTGAGTATAAACCATTTCTATGCCTTTTAGTAAGGCATACCTTTCAGCAAGATGGTACTCTCCATCTTTCATGGCTGGAACTTTCCTCAGAGGATTAACCTTCCCGAACTCTTCACTATAGTGCTGACCTAGAACAAAGGACATGCAAATAGATTAACGTGGTTTCAAGCCTCTGTACAGCCAGGAATTCACTAAATGGGCACCCCCTAAAGCCCTTAACTCAGCGAGCTATGTGTCTGActcaattatttattatcaaacCCACCAGTCAAAGAGGGAGTAATCTACTTGGTTATTTAGCTTGGCAATTTCCTTTAGGTCCAGTGACACttgttttttcatatttcaagcaAATGTATTCTTGTTAATGTGTACAGGACAATGTATGTCTGTATGGTCGACAGCAAGGTAATGTCAAAATCGAATTATTTGATCAAGTTCTAGGAAAAAGATAAACTGATTATCTGAACGGCAAGCTTCAAAATGTTGTGATGATTATTCTAATACCCGTAAGTTTGCTCATCAGCACGTCGTCGGTTTGCCAGTAGTCTGAAATCAATCAGATTTTTAATGTAACAGTAGAACATTACATAACACTATATTTGCATGGCGCAAACCAAAAACGCATAAGCTTAAAAGTAGGATACTGTTCAGAGAGAATGTGGCCTATAGTAAAACCAGACACTGATTCTAATGGCCTACACGATTCCTTTCAACTTCTTTgcaaaaaaggcaaacaaaacacaactataCTTTAGTATAAAAGGGTATTGTAAGGTCCACGGACTGAACCATAAAAACAAGCATGACGCATTACAACATTGCGTGCTTGCAAAACCACTATGTGTACAAATGCATTTGAAGTTACCGATGCATGAACTGCTAGGTTCACGCCTTTTTTTCCTGCAAAGTACTGTACGagaattattacttttcacatgaactacacacacacaaaaaaacaatagttAATGGCAATGAGGCTACGCGCTGTTTCCCCATTTCTGCAAACCAAAATATATACCTTATATACGCGTGAAgtgtgaaaatatattgtaaaataacgaCTTCTACTTATGCACGAACTaggtacatacatacataaacacaactcacaaaataattacatattgtgtgccaatatagaaaaaaataaaatacttaaggGAAGTCCTATAGTCGAAATCTGAACGTGTGGACAGCATCACATAGCGAACAGTGTATCGCTCATATGTTTgatcattgtatatatatatatatatatatatatatatatatatatatatatatatatatatagcacaaatAACTCACCTTCAGAAAGCGACAGCTGCTTAAACTCAAAAGGGATGTTGTTTTTCTTGGCAAAGATGTAAACAGACCTGCATGGCTGCGAATACAGATCTAGATATAACTCCAGTACCATATTTAATTCAAAACATAACTTTGCTCAACAACTGCAGAGAGCAATGGtttaatcaaaaaacaaacaaaaaagttcgTCCACTCTCACGGTCAACAAACTGCACAAGCCCCTCCTCTTAATAGAATATTTAAATACGTGAATTTAAGCCCACATACACCAGTTCAACAGCAACCAATGCGGACCAATCACAAGTCGTGTAATTATGCatgaatataaaaaagtaaaatcacaTCGTAACATCCTACTATTCAATaaacataacacaaaatgtttacagaaatgttatgtatccccccccccccccttcctacTGGATAGGAATTTCTTAACGTGTACTTGTCATGCTGATTATACGATatattattgatgtttttttgaGAACTACAAATGCATTGATATCACATTTCAACATAACTCTACATTGACATCTGGACTGCTAAAAACATCGAATAGACTTTCTGCCTTCGACGCCAAATACCTGTCCAACTGTCCATCTGTTTATTATAACACGTTTGATAAATACTTAAACAAACTAAGCTTGCAATAAAGAATGGAATCACTCTCATGGAGCCAGTGCAGGGAAGGTCATTGTCACTGCTTGTGCTATCCCTGCTCAGTGGTTAAATAGGGTCTCAAAAGCCACTAATTCAGAATCTCCCCCCACAATTCGTCACACACATATAGCTTAATACACCACTCCACTGTATGTAAAAGTCTTGACCCCccccaagtcacttaacctccttgcgctcagtccttcggatgagatgtaaactCGAGGTCCAATTGTAAGTGATGcgtagttcacccccaagtctctaagtcgttttggataaaaaatgtctgctaaataataataataataataataataataataataataatatcaatctGAAGGTCTAGCTACAATTAGaccagcaaaggtaccaggatacAGCTGATAATCTATAGctttatatttaacatatttacatATCATGAATTAACGTAAGAGTGAAGAATCTAACTGTTCTCAGCACAGTAACAGGAACGATCAGTGACAATATAAACTGAAGCATTGGTTAGCATTCCTTCATTAACAGCTGTACAGGATTTTGGACTATTGTATTGCAAGACAAATTGGCTTGAATCCCTGAACGAGGCTCTCACCACATGTCCCAAAATAGTAAACAGTATCTTGGTGTGAAATTCAGAGAAGTGAAATAAGTCTGGAAGACTAACTGTGCTCTGGTTTTCAACTGTGGTATTTGGGTTACCTGCTGCACAGATTGTATGTTTCTAGGCTTTGTAAATTTCAAGACAGTGACTTCTTCAAGCCAGTTTGTGCTGATTACCTGGGTCAGCGATGCTCATCTCGTCGGCACACAGGAACTTCTTCTGAAGCTCACCATCAGCCAGATGCAATCAGACAGCCGGGTTACATAGACCTATAAGAATCTCTGGCAGCCAGCATTTCTCAAAAAGCACAACAGGCCCAAGCTGGCTACAACTCCAGGAATGTTGTGGGTGAAGAAGATCAGCGTGTTGTAGAGTGCCAGGTTTAATACAATGACATCAACAGGCGTGAAGACACTCTGCTTCCGACTATACCAAAAGATGACCATCAAAACAGCTGCTTGGTGGTCTTCCAAGGCAGGAAGACTTTCAATAACCTGAATTTAGAGTTAGTTAGGCAAGTTGGCACAGGCAGCTAATGACTAATTAACAGCACTCAATTAGGAGTGGCTTAATCATTTCATAACTGACTTTCAGCTAAAGGGGGATATGTGACACCccactttttaaaattcatatgCTTAAAAAACCCATCGCTTCAATCCTGTTCTCAAACATGACTTCTCCCTCAGTACAGATGGTATACATTAGTATGACTATAAGCCTGTGCCTCTCCGCCTCCAGTGCAGGGCTTTTCAATCCCAGTCCTGGGGACCTGTGTCAGCTGGGTTTCATTCCAAtggagttctcaattacttaactatacccttaattcaACAGATCATTTGAtgacttagacctttttacttgtatTCAGCTctgaaacagttgcagattttatTGAACTGTGCAGCTGTTCAAGagatgaaaacaatgaaaaaggtccaattaagcagatccgttcaattaagggtctagttaagtaactgagagctcagttggaatgaaacccagaagacacagggggtcccccaggaccaggattgagaagcCCCTGCTCTAGTGgatgtaaaaattaaaatcagtAATAACTATCACACAACAAAATGTTGCATTTCTTACATCCAAGTGGATGTGATGACAAGAAGCCTTTAAAAACCAAGTGCAGTAGCTGCCTTAACACGGCTCTGGAGCTCCTCAAGGGCATTCTCATACTGTGGAATGAGTGGCTTCAGGTTTTCAAGTCTGATTAATTGTTTCTGCACAGCAGGGCTGCCAGCAACCCTCAGTATCTGAAGGAAATTCTTCTCCTGAAGAAACAGCATGCACTTTGTCAGCAGGGACGGAAATAGGTAACaagtgtgtctgattaaacttaTAGAGTATaaccaggaatggataaaaccgctatgcaatgggggtcttatttccatccctggttagTATTACAATACAGCAAAGTTTCTACTCTTAGACACACAGCAAGATACGTGTATTAGAAAAACTGTTTTTCCTACAAAATCCCACACAATAGGCTAAACATTACCAATATGCTActtaatatttgatttattaacCAATTAACTTTAACAGCAAGGGTTTAATGAAATTGCATGTTCGTTTTTGTTAAGATTATCAACTCTCTCACCGATGAACATATGTCCTGGTAAACTGTGGAGCATCGTAGTTAATCCCGCATTTCACGCCGTCAACATCAATTCCTCTGGCTGTGGCATCTGTGCTGATTAACCTGTTTGTGGACAAAGAATATTTTTTTGGTCTCTGGTAAAACAAAGTGTAAAAGGTTAAAGTGAAAATCTCTATTAGAAACCGGTAAGAGCAATCAGTTAGCAACGGAAGCAATCGGGCACACTGTAACGGATCATACTTATTACAGGAGTTATAAAAGCAGTGATCAGTCTCACCTCAGTCTGCAGGTCTTTAAATGGTTACCTGCTGTACTGGAAGAGATCCAAGGTGTACGCTTAGGGAAAACAGTTAATCTTAGAGAGTAattagtggggttccgaaaaacaGTGTTATACGTCGTCccaacgtgttgctacaactgtttaaataacgtacctgtcatttttcttttcattgttaacatcctgacaactttttacacttagaactttaaagtctgtttcaaagctcttttcaaagtggctgctctagtgcactggggtttgagatctgtcctctagatcactgcaggaagagcgattaaaaaaaaaacaacaataaaaaaaaaaacataagtgctctggcttttctgttccataccacatcatggatcgctaCTGCCGTGTTACTATGCCTTTGTAACTAATTGGTTGAGTGATCCATTTAGAAGCATCTCATACCCTCTCATGTACATGGGCTACTCACAGCTGGATTTGGCCCTGCTCAAACTCCTTCAGCGTTTTCTTCCTCTCGTTGGGACTCAGACGAGATGAGAACTCAGCCGCCGCCACTCCCCCCTATGAACAGAGCAGAGGTAGTCTGCAAAGGAATCAGTAATGCAGATGTAACCTATTAACTCAAACAAAGACAAAGACAGATGACTACACTATATTGCACTCCTGCTATGCTAAAAATATGACTGTAGCAGCGGCTGACATGCCTCAAGCAGGGGCTACAAAGTTGGCTAACACTCCTGTGTGAAGCGTCTCTGGAGTCTGTAATGCACAGCACAGGGTTGAACTTCAGCCGCAGCAGGAAGTGCAGTATAATCAGAGGCTTGTTGGCAAGATTAACTCTTGTAACACAAGCTACCTGTTCTACTGGAACTGGGTTGGACGGTTACTTTGAGCACAGTTTCAGGAACATTGAGTCCTCTGAACCTCATTAAGGTTGGCATGTGAACTCTGCATATTTGTTTtgggatctaaaaaaaaaaacaatcaattacaATGATTCCCTGTGCAGTTAAAAACAGTAAATCTATTTTGAAGTTCACCCAAATTTAAAGCAGTCAGACAGCTGGGAGTGCTCACAGCGAGTCCCTGGGGGAAGTTGAACTTCTCCGCGATCTGTCCGGAGGCAGTCCTGTGAGGCTCAAAGCCCTGCCCTGACCGCTGATTCTCGCTGTGGACGGAGGTGAAGAGGCGAGGCTGGTGCAGGCCCTGCTGCTGTAGCTTCTCACGGTTCTGTGTCAGGGTGGCTGAGAACATCATCTTCTGGAGGGGCATGTGGGGCTGCCACAGGCTGTGGAGAGAACACAGCATAACACAGGGGTAAGGGCAACTCTATTGACATGCCTTCTAGAATCTAGAACAGGGGAGCATGATCAGCCAATACGAACACagaaagcactatttttttttttttttttttgtctttgcattCTAAGACTTGTTAAAACAATGCCATTGCCAAACTTTTGGAATTGTCccactatatttatttaaaacagacttaaaaaaaaaaaaagataaaagggaAAAAATTGCTATAGAACTAAATTTATTTTATCTTTCTACCACAGTGCAATTACAAAATACAGCTGCAGCAAAAAATAAAGCCTTTGAAAGACATAACAGGTGGCCGATTCCCTTGTTTGTTAAACAATGtttatgtggtaaaaaaaaaaaaagtctgctgaGAAACAGGAAAGAATAAATAGACCTAACAAGAGTAAGCGATCCTTTGAAAATGTAATCCTGATTGATTTAAATCTCATTCTTGAGTTCAATGGATTAGCGTTGGGGTTTTCATTTGGATTACATTACTAAACTCTGTTAACAGAATTGGCACAGTAGCATCTCACATTATTTACTAAACCTCAATGTGATCCCTGCTAATTGCTGGGTCCTATTACAATGAATCATATGGGGCGCCATAAGCCACTGTACAGTGGGGATAAACAGAGTCACCGCATGGAAATGCACTTCTGTTACACTGATCAGCCATCGATTTCAGACGAACGGCAAGCGCAAGGTTATTCATTGTGATGGTTCTACTTTAATACAACTTTGATCACCAAATACTCTTGGGCTTCCAGTGGTGTGATTCCATGAGGAGACCCATATCCAACGCTTACCTTGCTGCTGTGACAGGGCCAGGCTCTGCCCTCCTGAAGAGCGAGCCCAGCTCCAGGCTTCCCTGTGCTCTGTACACCTCCTTCACCACATAGCTCAGCCAATCCTGGTGCATGCCGTCAATCATCCGGTCCGCCTCATCTATGACCTGTATGAACAGCCAAATCACTTAGGAGCAAAAAGCCACTCACTAATGTCGCTATTCCCGTCGCAAACTTACTGCTCCATAAGATCAATAACACTAAAGGCTGCCAAGTACAATAATACATTAGTTAAATTTTTACACAGTAAGTGACTTGCAAAGTTTCAGGTAAAATATTTTACGGCAACTCAAATTAACAGACAAAGCTTGTTTTTCCCGTTCAGTACTAGTGCAGTTGCTCAATTACCTGCTAATTAAGTTTTGTAGCTTAAAGAACACACAATGAAGGGCACATTAAAAGGCAGACAGTTCCTCTAAATATGAGCCTGTTGGGCACTTAATATCATTACATTATTTAGTTAAAAAGCAGATCTCTTATTGTATTGCCTTGCTTGACAGGAAAGGCGCTACATGAGTTCtggctgtattgtattgcactgtactgtactgtactgcgcTCTATTGTACCTGTTGTGCCAGTTCCTTGGTTGGCAGCACTGCTAGAACCCGCACCTCACAGATAACACCAACAGAGCCTGCAGGAGAGGCACAATTATAAACACTGAGATATAAGCGATGAGAAACATagtttgaattatattttctaacAGCAAAGCTATAAATTTCCTTTGATACATTTTCTGTTGTTGGCAAAACACTGCATCCGTGGATAATATGGTGTGGACATGAAAACCAAAGACAGAAACAACTGCATGAATGCTCTCCCCAGAAGCAAGCCAAAAGTATATACAGATATACTTGAGCAACAGCTCTCAGACTGATTGCACTCATTGTGCAGTTTAAAGGTAAGGGGTGTCCTTAAAGTAAAagtgttcaattgcaatttaaagcTGTTTACTCTTGAAAAGAGTGCCAGCAATACTTGCTATCTTATGACAGAGGTTACATCCCAATAGTCTTGCTTTAAAAGTAACTCAATCAACCACATACATGAATACAGAATACATTCTACCTGGATGACAAAAGCAAGAGCCCCGTTGGCGCTGAAACGCAGATGTCTCTTAGTCTGTAACCACCCCTGCCAATCAGTATCCCGTGCAGCACACTTTCCAAAACAGCTGGGATCAATTCCGCCTGGACAGCAGCAAACTGATAAAAATGACAGAAATTCAGAGCTGTCTTAGCAAGGTGGTTTTTAATGACATATTCATGCACATGCAAAGCCAGAACCCCAACACTTGAACTAATCGTGTTCTGATTCTTATTCGGCTGAATGCTAAACTTCTTTGAATTAAGCACGGGTTTGTCTTACAGTTTCAGCAAAATAGTGGTAAAGCTGCACATTAACCACAGCATCACTTTCTACCAGCTACTGTAGCTACACTTTCAAGAGTACAGTGCCTCCTGCTGCGAATACTGATGCACTGTTGACCTAAATCTTTAAATTGACtctgcttttttgtgttttgtaacttACTAAGTTATAAGTTATATAACCTACTAACTCCTGGCACCTGGTCGTTTCAGTGGCATACCTAAACAAGGGAAATCCTGATGCAGTATTTTCTGAGCTGCGTGCAACCCCCTCACCCACCTGGGAAGAAGTGTTGGATCCCATTGCTCTGGAGTTTCGTCAGGAGTTTGGGGCAGATTCCTGGGCCATCTCCGATAGGTACCAAGTTCTTCTTGATATCCCTCTGGACTAGATTAGGCTGGGCCAGCCACTGTGGCAGAACCTTCTGAACCTGTGATGCAAAATACAGACATCTTGAATTATAATGTAGCTATAATCCTTAATATACCGTTCATGCAGTTATACAGACTCATTAAATTACATGGCTACACGTTCTAAGATTTGAAATACcttttgcagttttctttttaaagcctCCCGGGATTGtgaatgtgggggggggggggggggggggggggggggtttttgctCTCTGATCAgggtttttttctccttttttctcctctttctcttcACTGTTCTTCTCTTCATCACTGCCCCCCtccttcctcatcctcctcctcatctcCTGTATCAATTTCTACATTCTGATCACCCGACTCTGGCTTGGATTTCTGCTGACTGTTTTTTCGTTTACTTGCTGGTGTCTTAATTTCTTCAGCTAATTATTTTTACGTTGTCTtcttgttctttaaataaaacaaacttgggttgattatgaaaataataataaaaaaacaga
Above is a window of Polyodon spathula isolate WHYD16114869_AA chromosome 25, ASM1765450v1, whole genome shotgun sequence DNA encoding:
- the LOC121299852 gene encoding ATP-dependent RNA helicase DDX51-like, giving the protein MIDGMHQDWLSYVVKEVYRAQGSLELGSLFRRAEPGPVTAASLWQPHMPLQKMMFSATLTQNREKLQQQGLHQPRLFTSVHSENQRSGQGFEPHRTASGQIAEKFNFPQGLAIPKQICRVHMPTLMRFRGLNVPETVLKVTVQPSSSRTDYLCSVHRGEWRRLSSHLV